Proteins from a genomic interval of Neisseria arctica:
- the fba gene encoding class II fructose-bisphosphate aldolase (catalyzes the reversible aldol condensation of dihydroxyacetonephosphate and glyceraldehyde 3-phosphate in the Calvin cycle, glycolysis, and/or gluconeogenesis), protein MALVSMRQLLDHAAENHYGLPAFNVNNLEQMRAIMEAADAVNAPVIVQASAGARKYAGAPFLRHLILAAVEEFPHIPVVMHQDHGTSPDVCQRSIQLGFSSVMMDGSLKSDGKTPASYEYNVEVTRKVVEFSHACGVSVEGEIGVLGNLETGKAGEEDGIGAEGVLDHSQMLTSVEEAAQFVKDTGVDALAIAIGTSHGAYKFSRKPTGDVLRIDRIKEIHERLPNTHLVMHGSSSVPQEWLQIINQYGGAIGETYGVPVEEIVEGIKHGVRKVNIDTDLRLASTGAIRKFMAENPAEFDPRKYLAKSVEAMKQVCIDRYVAFGCEGQASKIKPISLEKMAEKYAKGELAQIIK, encoded by the coding sequence ATGGCACTTGTATCAATGCGCCAACTTTTGGATCATGCGGCAGAAAACCATTACGGTTTACCGGCATTCAATGTTAATAACCTAGAGCAGATGCGTGCCATTATGGAAGCGGCAGATGCGGTTAATGCTCCGGTAATCGTTCAGGCTAGTGCAGGAGCGCGTAAATATGCCGGCGCTCCTTTTTTACGCCATTTGATTTTGGCGGCAGTCGAAGAATTTCCACATATTCCGGTGGTTATGCACCAAGACCACGGTACTTCTCCGGATGTGTGTCAACGTTCTATCCAGCTGGGATTCAGTTCGGTGATGATGGACGGTTCGCTTAAGAGCGATGGAAAAACACCGGCATCTTATGAATATAATGTTGAAGTAACCCGCAAGGTAGTTGAGTTTTCTCATGCTTGCGGCGTGTCGGTAGAAGGTGAAATCGGTGTACTCGGCAATTTGGAAACCGGTAAGGCTGGTGAAGAAGACGGTATCGGTGCTGAAGGCGTATTGGATCACAGCCAAATGTTGACCAGCGTGGAAGAAGCGGCGCAATTTGTGAAAGACACCGGTGTGGATGCTCTGGCTATCGCTATCGGTACCAGCCATGGTGCGTATAAATTCAGCCGCAAACCTACCGGAGATGTTTTGCGTATTGACCGTATTAAAGAAATTCACGAACGTTTGCCTAATACGCATTTGGTAATGCACGGCTCAAGCTCTGTGCCGCAAGAATGGCTGCAAATTATCAACCAATATGGTGGTGCGATTGGCGAAACCTATGGCGTTCCGGTAGAGGAAATCGTAGAAGGCATTAAACACGGTGTTCGTAAAGTAAATATTGATACTGATTTGCGGTTGGCCTCTACGGGTGCTATCCGTAAATTTATGGCTGAAAACCCTGCGGAATTCGATCCCCGTAAGTATTTGGCCAAATCGGTTGAAGCAATGAAACAAGTGTGTATTGATCGTTATGTTGCTTTCGGTTGTGAAGGACAGGCAAGTAAGATTAAGCCGATTTCATTGGAAAAAATGGCCGAAAAGTATGCTAAAGGCGAATTGGCTCAGATCATTAAATAA
- a CDS encoding RDD family protein, producing MQSNTMWHSDEVEVVIASPGSRIAAYLLNLLFSIVAYLPLLFFVLWPLMTNDWNATENVDINWLSPGVLGGFAILLIYGVWQLWMMGKHGQSLGKRVMNIRVLKKDGSNPGFIGTVLMREVVYNLLLAVVALVFAFLIVLVLGADMGEAESVGNLISFAASVACFVMLFNKDKDRRTLQDYVAGTVVVQLPKK from the coding sequence ATGCAATCAAACACTATGTGGCATAGTGATGAGGTTGAAGTTGTTATTGCTTCGCCAGGTAGCCGTATTGCCGCTTATTTATTGAATTTGTTGTTTTCTATCGTGGCTTATTTGCCATTATTATTTTTTGTTTTGTGGCCTTTGATGACCAATGATTGGAATGCTACGGAAAATGTAGATATTAATTGGTTGAGTCCCGGTGTTTTGGGAGGTTTTGCTATATTGCTTATCTATGGTGTCTGGCAGCTTTGGATGATGGGCAAACATGGTCAGTCATTGGGCAAGCGGGTAATGAATATTCGCGTATTAAAAAAAGACGGCAGTAACCCCGGTTTTATCGGTACGGTTTTGATGCGCGAAGTAGTCTACAATCTTTTGCTGGCTGTAGTTGCGCTGGTTTTTGCGTTTTTAATTGTTTTGGTGTTAGGTGCCGATATGGGAGAAGCTGAGAGTGTGGGCAACCTGATTTCTTTTGCCGCGTCCGTAGCTTGTTTTGTGATGTTGTTTAATAAAGACAAAGACCGCCGTACTTTGCAGGATTATGTGGCCGGTACGGTCGTGGTACAGTTGCCTAAAAAGTAG
- the asd gene encoding aspartate-semialdehyde dehydrogenase, whose protein sequence is MKVGFVGWRGMVGSVLMQRMQEENDFAHIPEAVFFTTSNVGGDAPDFGQTEKKLLDANNISELAKMDIIVTCQGGDYTKSVFQPLRDSGWHGYWIDAASSLRMNDDAVIILDPVNRNVIDEALKNGVKNYIGGNCTVSLMLMALGGLFQNDLVEWATSMTYQAASGAGAKNMRELIEGMGAINSEVSKELADPASAILNIDRKVSDFLRSENYPKTNFGVPLAGSLIPWIDADLGNGQSKEEWKGGVETNKILGRSANPIVIDGLCVRVGAMRCHSQAITLKLKKDLPVEEIEKLLASANDWVKVIPNQKEASMNELTPAKVTGTLSVPVGRIRKMGMGGEYISAFTVGDQLLWGAAEPLRRMLRIVLGNLN, encoded by the coding sequence ATGAAAGTAGGTTTCGTAGGCTGGCGCGGCATGGTAGGTTCCGTGCTGATGCAGCGTATGCAAGAAGAAAACGACTTCGCCCATATTCCCGAGGCCGTATTCTTTACTACTTCAAATGTCGGCGGCGATGCTCCCGACTTTGGACAAACAGAGAAAAAACTCCTTGATGCCAACAATATTTCCGAACTGGCTAAAATGGATATTATCGTAACCTGCCAAGGCGGCGATTACACTAAATCTGTTTTCCAACCCCTACGTGATAGCGGCTGGCACGGTTATTGGATTGATGCCGCATCATCATTACGAATGAATGACGATGCAGTGATTATTCTCGACCCTGTCAACCGCAACGTCATTGACGAAGCATTGAAAAATGGTGTGAAAAACTATATCGGCGGCAATTGTACCGTTTCCCTGATGCTGATGGCTTTAGGCGGGCTCTTCCAAAACGATTTGGTAGAATGGGCTACCAGCATGACTTATCAAGCCGCATCCGGAGCCGGTGCTAAAAACATGCGCGAGCTGATTGAAGGCATGGGCGCGATTAACAGCGAAGTATCTAAAGAGCTGGCTGACCCCGCCAGCGCCATCCTTAATATCGACCGAAAAGTCAGCGACTTTTTGCGTAGCGAAAATTATCCGAAAACCAATTTCGGCGTACCTCTGGCCGGCAGCCTGATTCCTTGGATTGATGCGGATTTAGGCAATGGCCAATCTAAGGAAGAATGGAAAGGCGGTGTAGAAACCAACAAAATCCTTGGCCGCAGTGCCAATCCTATAGTGATTGACGGGTTATGTGTCCGCGTTGGTGCCATGCGTTGCCACAGCCAAGCCATCACTTTAAAATTGAAAAAAGATTTGCCAGTTGAAGAAATCGAAAAACTGCTTGCTTCAGCCAATGACTGGGTAAAAGTCATCCCCAACCAAAAAGAAGCCAGTATGAATGAACTTACCCCTGCAAAAGTAACCGGTACTTTGAGCGTTCCGGTAGGCCGTATCCGAAAAATGGGAATGGGCGGTGAATATATCAGCGCATTTACCGTAGGCGATCAATTGCTGTGGGGTGCTGCAGAACCTCTCCGCCGCATGTTACGAATCGTATTGGGTAATTTAAACTAA
- the ftsZ gene encoding cell division protein FtsZ, protein MELVYDVVESAASPAVIKVIGIGGGGCNAINNMIENTVQGVEFISANTDAQALGKNNAAKRIQLGVNLTRGLGAGANPEIGRAAAQEDREAIADAIRGANMLFITTGMGGGTGTGAAPVVAEIAKELGILTVAVVTRPFGHEGKRINIAQEGLDHLKSQVDSLIVIPNDKLMTALGEDVTVREAFRAADNVLRDAVAGISEVVTRPGFINLDFADVKNVMSIMGMAMMGSGFAQGIDRARLATEQAISSPLLDDVTLDGARGVLVNITTAPGCLKMSEYREIMQVVDEYAHPEAERKYGTAEDEAMEEGDIRVTIIATGLKEHQSASNTNNLRMVKNQHATGTDDGFPNIDSVIVSGRKARSMNLAASDFSNQSVLDDFEIPAVLRRQAD, encoded by the coding sequence ATGGAATTGGTTTACGATGTAGTAGAGTCTGCAGCGAGCCCTGCGGTCATCAAAGTAATCGGTATCGGCGGCGGCGGTTGTAATGCAATCAATAATATGATTGAGAACACCGTTCAAGGTGTCGAATTTATCAGTGCGAATACAGATGCTCAAGCGTTGGGCAAGAACAATGCCGCTAAGCGCATCCAGTTGGGTGTAAATTTGACCCGCGGCTTGGGTGCCGGTGCCAATCCCGAAATCGGCCGTGCGGCAGCCCAAGAAGACCGTGAAGCGATTGCTGATGCCATTCGCGGTGCCAATATGTTGTTTATCACTACCGGTATGGGCGGCGGTACCGGTACCGGTGCGGCACCGGTCGTTGCGGAAATTGCCAAAGAACTGGGTATTTTGACTGTGGCGGTAGTAACCCGTCCTTTCGGCCATGAAGGCAAGCGCATCAATATCGCCCAAGAGGGTTTGGATCATCTTAAGAGCCAGGTGGATTCACTGATTGTGATTCCGAACGATAAGCTTATGACTGCTTTGGGTGAGGATGTTACTGTGCGTGAAGCATTCCGTGCGGCCGATAACGTATTACGTGATGCGGTTGCCGGTATTTCCGAGGTGGTAACCCGCCCGGGCTTCATCAACCTTGACTTTGCCGACGTGAAAAACGTGATGAGCATTATGGGTATGGCTATGATGGGATCGGGTTTTGCACAAGGTATTGACCGTGCACGTTTGGCAACGGAGCAAGCCATTTCCAGCCCGTTGTTGGATGATGTGACTCTCGACGGCGCACGCGGTGTATTGGTGAATATTACGACCGCTCCGGGCTGTTTGAAAATGTCTGAGTATCGTGAAATTATGCAGGTGGTCGATGAATACGCCCACCCCGAAGCAGAGCGTAAATATGGTACTGCTGAAGATGAAGCCATGGAAGAAGGCGATATCCGAGTTACCATTATCGCTACCGGTTTGAAAGAACACCAGTCTGCTTCCAATACCAATAATTTGCGCATGGTGAAAAACCAGCACGCAACCGGTACGGACGATGGTTTCCCCAATATTGACAGCGTGATTGTTTCCGGCCGCAAGGCGCGTAGTATGAATCTGGCAGCATCGGACTTTTCAAATCAGTCTGTATTGGATGATTTTGAAATTCCAGCCGTATTACGCCGACAAGCCGATTAA
- the ftsA gene encoding cell division protein FtsA, with translation MVKGKYISALDIGTSKVIALIGEVQDDNEIHIVGLGQAPSRGLKAGMVTNIDATAQAIKQAMNEAELMADCKVDSVTTGIAGNHIRSLNSQGVVKIKDGEVTQADIDRAIETAKAVNIPPDHNILHTVVQEYIIDNQPGVKEPIGMSGVRLDTRVHIITGAITALQNIQKCVNRCGLHMDQIMLQPLASGQAVLTEDEKDLGVCVIDIGGGTTDIAVYTNGAIRHTAVIPVAGDLITKDLAQALRTPHNAAEYIKIHHGVAIATMDGLDEMIEVPSVGDRQPRQISRRVLASVIGPRVEEILELTLNELRRSGFPEEVLTSGVVLTGGASLLTGIVDLAEDVFNLPARIGVPQEMGGVSERIRNPRYATAIGLLQAARGDVYGSTVSGSVAVKEPGESLLVKIKEWLRNNF, from the coding sequence ATGGTAAAAGGCAAATATATCAGCGCACTTGATATCGGAACATCAAAAGTTATCGCACTTATCGGTGAAGTTCAAGATGACAACGAAATCCACATCGTCGGCTTGGGACAAGCGCCTTCACGCGGTCTGAAAGCCGGTATGGTGACCAATATCGATGCTACCGCCCAAGCCATTAAGCAAGCCATGAATGAGGCCGAATTGATGGCAGACTGTAAGGTTGACAGCGTTACTACGGGTATTGCAGGAAACCATATTCGCAGTTTGAACTCCCAAGGCGTAGTGAAAATTAAAGACGGCGAAGTAACCCAAGCCGATATCGACCGTGCTATCGAAACCGCTAAGGCTGTTAATATTCCGCCGGACCATAATATTCTCCATACTGTTGTACAAGAGTATATTATTGATAACCAACCCGGTGTCAAAGAACCCATCGGTATGAGCGGCGTACGCTTGGATACCCGAGTACACATCATTACGGGTGCGATTACCGCATTGCAAAACATTCAAAAGTGTGTTAACCGTTGCGGCCTGCACATGGATCAGATTATGTTGCAACCGCTGGCTAGCGGCCAGGCGGTTTTGACGGAAGACGAAAAAGATTTGGGTGTCTGCGTGATTGATATCGGCGGCGGCACAACCGATATTGCGGTTTATACCAACGGTGCTATCCGTCATACAGCGGTGATTCCGGTAGCGGGTGATTTGATTACCAAAGATTTGGCTCAGGCGCTCCGCACCCCGCACAATGCGGCTGAATACATAAAAATCCATCACGGCGTAGCAATTGCCACGATGGATGGTTTGGATGAAATGATCGAAGTGCCGAGCGTAGGAGACCGCCAGCCGCGCCAAATTTCACGCCGTGTACTCGCCAGTGTTATCGGACCGCGTGTAGAGGAAATTCTGGAGTTAACTTTAAATGAGTTGCGCCGCAGCGGATTCCCTGAAGAGGTGTTAACTTCAGGTGTTGTTCTGACGGGCGGGGCATCTTTGCTGACCGGCATAGTTGATTTGGCCGAAGATGTGTTTAATTTGCCTGCACGTATCGGCGTACCTCAAGAAATGGGCGGGGTGTCCGAGCGCATCCGTAACCCGCGCTATGCGACGGCTATCGGCTTGCTTCAAGCAGCACGTGGTGATGTTTACGGCAGCACTGTCAGCGGTAGCGTAGCGGTGAAGGAACCGGGTGAAAGCCTGTTGGTCAAAATCAAAGAATGGTTGCGCAATAACTTTTAA
- a CDS encoding cell division protein FtsQ/DivIB — MWDNASAMRRITRWLLTLVVLMLLGAGGVWLYNSPYLPIKQVKIEGELKYTGGKELQTIAQQYIRGNILKADLNGAREAFEKLPWIASAQVRRKIPDTVEISLVERVPVARWKDSALVDSEGNIFKAPSDEVFPEFDGQPGHAKDMVTHYQHFKSLLAPLNLKITKLEYTARSAWSLVLDNGISIRLGRENENERLQRFARLWPDLLKSQQNRLDYVDMRYKDGFAVRMREAEEDMPSETAAEDQQ, encoded by the coding sequence ATGTGGGATAATGCAAGCGCCATGCGGCGTATCACCCGCTGGCTACTCACACTTGTCGTACTGATGTTGTTGGGTGCCGGCGGCGTGTGGCTTTACAACTCGCCCTATCTGCCGATTAAGCAAGTAAAGATAGAGGGGGAGCTCAAGTATACCGGCGGTAAAGAATTACAGACTATTGCCCAACAATATATCCGCGGCAATATTTTGAAAGCCGATTTAAACGGAGCGCGTGAGGCTTTTGAAAAATTACCATGGATAGCATCGGCACAGGTTCGCCGGAAAATACCCGATACGGTGGAAATATCCTTAGTAGAACGTGTGCCCGTAGCACGCTGGAAAGATTCGGCTTTGGTAGATTCCGAAGGTAATATTTTTAAAGCACCCAGTGATGAAGTATTTCCCGAGTTTGACGGGCAGCCCGGTCATGCTAAAGATATGGTTACCCATTATCAACACTTCAAATCATTGCTGGCTCCCTTAAATCTTAAGATTACCAAGCTCGAATATACGGCGCGCTCGGCGTGGTCGTTGGTGTTGGATAATGGTATCAGCATACGTTTGGGACGTGAAAATGAAAACGAGAGATTGCAGCGTTTTGCCCGGTTGTGGCCGGATTTGCTGAAAAGCCAGCAAAACAGATTGGATTATGTAGACATGCGTTACAAAGACGGCTTTGCCGTACGCATGCGTGAAGCAGAAGAAGATATGCCGTCTGAAACTGCTGCGGAAGATCAACAGTAA
- a CDS encoding D-alanine--D-alanine ligase encodes MQNFGKVAVLMGGFSAEREVSLNSGAAIVKALQSKGIDAHPFDPKHEDIMQLKALGFQTAFNTLHGTYGEDGTVQGVLEALGVPYTGCGVAASSIGMDKYRTKLIWKALGLPVPEFAVLHDDSDFEAIESELGLPLFVKPAVEGSSIGVVKVKEAGALKSAYESVKHLHGEILAERFIGGGEYTCGVLGRTALPSIRIIPATEFYDYEAKYNRDDTVYQCPSDLSEKDETLMRNLAVRAFDAIGGQGWGRVDFLRDTDGKLYLLEINTLPGMTSHSLVPKAAAQSGLSFADLCVEILKTAHVG; translated from the coding sequence ATGCAAAATTTCGGTAAAGTAGCCGTATTGATGGGCGGATTTTCGGCTGAGCGCGAAGTGTCGCTGAACAGTGGTGCGGCAATTGTCAAAGCCTTGCAAAGCAAAGGAATAGACGCCCATCCGTTTGATCCCAAACATGAAGATATTATGCAGTTGAAAGCCTTGGGTTTTCAGACGGCCTTTAATACGCTGCACGGTACCTACGGTGAGGATGGTACGGTACAAGGCGTTTTGGAGGCGCTAGGGGTGCCTTATACCGGTTGCGGCGTTGCCGCTTCATCTATCGGGATGGACAAATACCGTACCAAACTGATTTGGAAGGCATTAGGATTGCCTGTACCTGAGTTCGCTGTTTTGCATGATGACAGTGATTTCGAAGCCATAGAGAGCGAGCTGGGTTTGCCTTTGTTTGTCAAACCCGCCGTAGAAGGTAGTAGCATCGGAGTTGTCAAAGTTAAGGAAGCCGGTGCTCTCAAAAGTGCATATGAATCAGTAAAACACTTACATGGCGAAATTTTGGCCGAGCGTTTTATCGGTGGCGGGGAATACACTTGCGGTGTATTGGGTCGTACCGCATTACCGAGTATCCGTATTATTCCGGCTACCGAATTTTACGATTATGAAGCCAAATACAATCGTGACGATACCGTTTACCAATGCCCTTCTGATTTAAGCGAAAAAGACGAAACCCTGATGAGAAATTTGGCTGTGCGTGCCTTCGATGCGATAGGCGGCCAAGGATGGGGGCGCGTGGATTTTCTAAGAGATACTGATGGAAAGTTATATCTTTTAGAAATCAATACCTTGCCGGGAATGACCAGCCATAGTTTAGTGCCGAAAGCAGCGGCTCAAAGCGGCTTGAGCTTTGCCGATTTATGTGTTGAAATTTTAAAGACTGCTCATGTGGGATAA
- the murC gene encoding UDP-N-acetylmuramate--L-alanine ligase yields the protein MMKNRVKNIHFVGIGGSGMSGIAEVLHNLGFNVSGSDQAQSAVTRHLSSLGIQVYPGHTAEHVANADVVVTSTAVKNDNPEVVSAHERKIPVIPRALMLAELMRFRDGIAIAGTHGKTTTTSLTASILAAAGLDPTFVIGGKLTAAGSNARLGKGEYIVAEADESDASFLHLTPVMSVVTNIDTDHMDTYDHSVDKLHQAFITFIHRMPFYGKAFLCIDSEHVRAILPHVSKPFATYGLDSSADIYATDVCTDGAQMRFTVHVNSEGIEPFEVVLNMPGRHNVLNALAAIGVALEVGAPVEAIQQGLLGFAGVGRRFQSYGNINLPKGGQALIIDDYGHHPVEMAATLAAARGAYPDKRLVLVFQPHRYTRTRDLFEDFVNVLSTVDSLVLTEVYSAGEEPIVAADSRALARAIRVLGKLEPIYCEDLNMLPQTLLNVLQDGDVVLTMGAGSINKTAQALVDQTK from the coding sequence ATGATGAAAAACAGAGTAAAAAATATCCATTTTGTCGGCATCGGCGGATCAGGTATGAGCGGTATTGCCGAAGTACTGCATAATCTCGGATTTAACGTTTCAGGTTCAGACCAAGCTCAAAGTGCGGTAACCCGTCATTTGAGCAGCCTCGGTATCCAAGTATACCCCGGTCATACTGCAGAGCATGTTGCCAATGCCGATGTAGTCGTCACTTCTACTGCGGTAAAAAACGATAATCCTGAAGTGGTATCGGCTCACGAACGCAAAATTCCTGTCATTCCGCGTGCATTGATGTTGGCAGAGCTCATGCGTTTTCGTGATGGTATCGCTATTGCCGGTACGCACGGTAAAACCACAACCACCAGTTTGACTGCTTCGATTTTGGCTGCTGCAGGATTAGACCCTACATTCGTTATCGGCGGCAAACTGACCGCCGCAGGCAGTAATGCCCGTTTGGGAAAGGGTGAGTACATTGTTGCAGAAGCGGATGAATCCGATGCTTCATTCCTACACCTGACCCCCGTGATGTCGGTAGTGACCAATATCGATACCGACCATATGGATACTTACGACCATAGTGTCGATAAGTTGCATCAGGCATTCATCACTTTTATCCATCGCATGCCTTTTTACGGTAAGGCATTTTTATGTATAGACAGTGAACATGTACGCGCTATTTTGCCTCATGTCAGCAAACCTTTCGCTACTTATGGTTTGGATAGCAGTGCTGATATTTATGCAACCGATGTCTGCACCGACGGTGCGCAAATGCGGTTTACCGTGCATGTGAACAGTGAAGGCATCGAGCCGTTTGAAGTGGTGTTGAATATGCCCGGCCGCCATAATGTATTAAATGCCTTGGCGGCCATCGGTGTGGCTTTGGAAGTTGGTGCGCCGGTCGAGGCTATTCAGCAGGGTTTGCTCGGTTTTGCCGGTGTAGGCCGCCGCTTCCAAAGTTACGGTAACATTAATTTACCCAAAGGCGGGCAGGCGTTGATTATTGATGACTACGGTCATCATCCCGTTGAAATGGCTGCTACTTTAGCTGCTGCCAGAGGAGCTTATCCTGACAAAAGGTTGGTGCTGGTATTCCAACCGCACCGCTATACCCGTACCCGTGATTTGTTTGAAGACTTCGTAAACGTATTGAGCACGGTTGATAGTTTGGTATTGACCGAAGTCTATTCGGCGGGCGAAGAACCGATTGTCGCTGCCGACAGCCGTGCCTTGGCGCGGGCCATACGGGTTTTGGGGAAATTGGAACCGATTTACTGTGAAGACCTCAACATGTTGCCGCAAACATTGCTGAATGTTCTACAAGACGGCGATGTCGTACTGACCATGGGCGCTGGCAGTATCAATAAAACCGCACAGGCTTTGGTAGATCAAACCAAATAA
- the murG gene encoding undecaprenyldiphospho-muramoylpentapeptide beta-N-acetylglucosaminyltransferase: protein MVGKTFLLMAGGTGGHIFPALAVAEALRERGHHVVWLGSEGAMETHIVPKHDILLETLAIKGVRGNGWKRKLMLPFTLLKTVQAATKILKKHRVDAVIGFGGFVTFPGGVAAKLAGIPIVIHEQNAIAGMANKQLSRWARRVLYAFPKAFDNADGLVGNPVRADIANLSAPAERFAGRQGRLKILVMGGSLGADILNQMLPQALALLPEERRPQMYHQSGRNKLGNLQAEYDKLGVDAECIEFIDDMVAAYRDADLVICRSGALTIAELTAAGVGALLVPYPHAVDDHQTANARFMVQAEAGLLLPQSQLTAAGLAEVIDSLSREKCLVWAENARTLALPNSADDVADIAISTTL, encoded by the coding sequence ATGGTCGGAAAAACTTTTCTGTTGATGGCCGGCGGCACGGGCGGGCATATTTTCCCGGCATTGGCCGTAGCCGAGGCTTTACGCGAACGCGGGCATCATGTGGTTTGGCTGGGCAGCGAAGGTGCAATGGAAACACATATCGTACCCAAGCATGATATTCTGTTGGAGACATTGGCGATTAAAGGCGTGCGCGGTAATGGTTGGAAACGTAAGCTGATGTTGCCGTTTACCTTGTTGAAAACTGTTCAAGCAGCTACCAAAATTTTAAAAAAACACCGTGTAGATGCAGTGATCGGTTTTGGTGGTTTTGTTACCTTTCCCGGTGGAGTAGCCGCCAAGCTGGCGGGGATTCCGATTGTGATTCACGAGCAAAACGCTATAGCAGGCATGGCCAATAAGCAGCTTTCACGTTGGGCGCGGCGTGTATTGTATGCTTTTCCTAAAGCTTTTGATAATGCCGACGGTCTGGTTGGTAACCCGGTGCGCGCCGATATTGCTAACCTTTCCGCACCCGCCGAACGCTTCGCAGGCCGACAAGGCCGTCTGAAAATATTGGTGATGGGCGGTAGCTTGGGTGCCGATATCCTCAATCAAATGCTGCCCCAAGCCTTGGCATTGCTGCCGGAGGAACGCCGCCCGCAAATGTATCATCAGTCGGGACGCAACAAGCTTGGAAACTTACAAGCCGAGTATGATAAATTAGGCGTGGATGCCGAATGTATCGAATTCATCGATGATATGGTAGCTGCCTATCGTGATGCCGATTTGGTGATTTGCCGTTCGGGAGCACTAACGATTGCAGAGCTTACTGCTGCCGGAGTCGGTGCTTTATTGGTACCGTATCCGCACGCGGTAGATGATCATCAAACCGCAAATGCGCGGTTTATGGTGCAGGCTGAAGCCGGATTACTTTTGCCCCAATCGCAGCTGACTGCAGCGGGTTTGGCTGAAGTAATCGATAGTTTGAGCCGTGAGAAATGCTTGGTATGGGCAGAAAATGCCCGTACGCTGGCTTTGCCGAATAGTGCGGATGATGTGGCTGATATTGCCATTTCAACTACATTATAA
- the ftsW gene encoding putative lipid II flippase FtsW yields MITESKLLDRKLLKNGHKIDQSLLWMLVLMLSFSLLMIYSASVAYAEHDGGSQWFYLSRQAIFLGFGTLCSLMAAKVSMARWKKWTPWILVFSLFLLLLVLFLGREINGAKRWIHLGPINLQPTEIFKLAIILYLASFFTRKAEILKQFRKVIFAGVPVGLGLGLILLEPDFGSVVVVTVVSLGLLFLAGLPWKWFSMMVGTGLVSMAGLIMVAPYRVARVTAFLNPWEDPLGKGYQLTHSLMAIARGEWFGVGLGSSLEKRFYLPEAHTDFILAVIGEEFGMVGICVLIFCYAWLVWRAFSIGKQARDLDLYFGAFVAKGVGIWLGIQSFFNIGVNIGLLPTKGLTLPLMSYGGSAVIVMLVSMTLVLRVDYENRLKMRGYKVQG; encoded by the coding sequence ATGATTACCGAATCCAAATTACTCGACCGGAAATTACTGAAAAACGGTCATAAAATCGATCAGTCCCTACTTTGGATGCTGGTGTTGATGCTGTCTTTCAGCTTGCTGATGATTTATTCCGCATCTGTTGCCTATGCGGAGCATGACGGCGGCAGCCAATGGTTTTATCTCTCGCGCCAAGCCATCTTTTTGGGTTTTGGTACGCTGTGCAGCTTAATGGCGGCTAAGGTTTCCATGGCAAGGTGGAAAAAATGGACACCGTGGATTTTGGTATTTAGTTTGTTTTTGCTGTTGCTGGTGCTATTTTTAGGACGGGAAATCAACGGTGCCAAACGGTGGATACATTTAGGCCCCATTAATTTACAACCTACCGAAATTTTTAAGCTGGCAATTATTCTTTATTTGGCGAGCTTTTTTACCCGTAAGGCGGAAATACTCAAACAATTCCGTAAAGTAATTTTTGCGGGTGTGCCGGTAGGTTTGGGTTTGGGCTTAATTTTGTTGGAACCGGACTTCGGTTCGGTTGTGGTGGTTACCGTAGTATCTTTGGGACTGTTGTTCTTGGCCGGTTTGCCGTGGAAATGGTTTTCGATGATGGTTGGAACCGGTTTGGTGAGTATGGCCGGTTTGATTATGGTGGCTCCTTATCGTGTGGCGAGGGTGACGGCTTTTTTGAATCCATGGGAAGACCCGTTGGGCAAAGGTTATCAGCTGACTCATTCGCTGATGGCAATTGCACGGGGCGAGTGGTTCGGTGTCGGACTCGGTTCGAGCTTGGAAAAACGCTTTTATTTGCCGGAGGCGCATACTGATTTTATTTTGGCCGTTATCGGCGAAGAGTTCGGTATGGTCGGTATTTGTGTGCTGATTTTCTGCTACGCTTGGTTGGTATGGCGCGCATTTTCGATAGGAAAGCAGGCGCGTGATTTGGATTTGTATTTCGGCGCATTTGTGGCAAAAGGTGTCGGTATCTGGTTAGGGATACAAAGTTTTTTTAATATAGGTGTGAATATCGGATTACTACCGACCAAAGGTTTGACATTGCCGTTGATGTCATACGGCGGTTCGGCGGTGATTGTGATGCTTGTCAGCATGACTTTGGTTTTGCGGGTAGATTATGAAAACCGCTTGAAAATGCGCGGCTATAAAGTACAAGGGTAA